Proteins co-encoded in one Arachis stenosperma cultivar V10309 chromosome 7, arast.V10309.gnm1.PFL2, whole genome shotgun sequence genomic window:
- the LOC130941102 gene encoding zinc finger protein ZAT3-like — MNNIVDNSSWAHSGSPNTGRACVVTVGVDVAASSSSSCDHLIRRRNPRKKITKLMRVMEEGVKVKGKGGCKKPDPEAPKITRPCTECGKRFWSWKALFGHMRCHPERHWRGINPPRTLIRPPPQEDVGVTFTPEDHEVAACLLLLASGKGKERGNDDYDNIVVDNVVDEEEQEQEQERFECSSFNNALGGGHNCSITAPSPTPVDLHQQHHHCSLDLRLGLN, encoded by the coding sequence ATGAACAACATCGTCGACAACTCCTCCTGGGCTCATTCTGGTTCTCCCAACACAGGTCGTGCATGCGTGGTTACGGTTGGTGTTGATGTTGCGGCTTCGTCTTCTTCGTCGTGTGATCATCTTATTCGGAGGCGCAACCCTAGAAAGAAGATCACAAAATTGATGAGGGTAATGGAGGAAGGGGTGAAGGTCAAGGGGAAGGGTGGTTGCAAGAAGCCAGACCCTGAGGCCCCAAAGATCACCCGTCCCTGCACCGAGTGCGGCAAGAGGTTCTGGTCCTGGAAGGCTCTCTTCGGCCACATGCGCTGCCACCCAGAGCGCCACTGGCGAGGGATCAATCCTCCCCGCACCCTCATCAGACCACCACCGCAAGAAGACGTGGGCGTCACCTTCACCCCGGAGGACCACGAGGTTGCGGCGTGTCTACTGTTGCTGGCGAGTGGGAAGGGGAAGGAGAGGGGCAATGATGACTACGACAACATAGTAGTGGACAACGTGGTGGACGAGGaggaacaagaacaagaacagGAGCGGTTCGAGTGCTCCAGTTTCAACAACGCACTTGGAGGAGGCCATAACTGTAGCATAACTGCACCCTCCCCCACCCCCGTTGACCTCCATCAACAACACCACCATTGCTCTTTGGATTTGAGGTTGGGTCTTAATTAG